In the Hermetia illucens chromosome 1, iHerIll2.2.curated.20191125, whole genome shotgun sequence genome, TCGAAGTTAAAACTCATGTCCTAAATAGCTTAGATAATTGCCGTGACAGTAGATGTAAGTCTACTTATATTCGATGTCTGCAAAATTTGCTTGACTCATCCACGATATCAAAACTGTTGAGCATTGCTTTAacggatacgccgaacccttcAGTCGCGGCTATGAAAGCGCTGAGAGCATttgatattaatatttttcttgAACGAAACCGTAAAGATTTCGAAAAGATTTTCTATCAACATGGCCGAAAATTCGACTCCAGCGCAAGGACTCTTTCTCTTGACATTTTACTGGATATGGGTCCAAGCGAAGAACAGCTCGGGGAACTgcttgaaattttacctcgtaAAGGAGAATCGTCCGaaataaaaacttattttcTACAGAAACTTAAGATACTATCAGATCGTTGCCcgaaattttccaataaattgcGAAGGGTGTTAAGTGGTCGCAAGCATATATTTAATTATGACGTATTTGCGCCGAATGGTTTGACGACTGTTCTGGAACGAATGTTCTCTACATCAGCTTTGTTCAATGGGTCATTGATTAGCACGCAGGAAGTGCATAGAGGAATCTTGAAACGCGGATTGGTTGAAATGGAAATTTCCAGCGGCAACGAAGCTGCCCGCATCTTCTCGGTAATTTCGATTGCCTTTTTAAGTGCACATTTATTCATAAATTTTCTTACAGCTAGCATTATACACGTGTGGGCTTTGGTCAATAATCGGATCAGATTCCGAAGACGGCAACTTAAATGAAGATGATCTGTCTGACGAAACAGCAGTAACAGCTGGAATGGAGATAACTGTTCTGGGGAGTCGAATGCGACCATTGGTTTTCTTTACGGGCAACGCAGAATTAATGAGCCATGCCTGGAGCGGTACTGCTTCGGAACCAACTTCCGCTTATCAAAGTACTCTTCTTATCCATGATCATGAAGCATACGTTGTACTCCACAATGGGTTTAGTATCCATTTGGAATTGTCGAGCGCTAATTCGGTGGATTTATTTGGGAATGTGGAGTTGAGTTTATGGAATAGGAATGCGCgtacaaaaatacacaaaaagtaAAAGGCCTGAATACTTTTCGGTTACATATGACgagaattattttaattttcagttCTGGATGGACCGTTTCTGGAACCACTTCTATATTGAATCCATTCAAGAAATTCAAACACACATTCTCAGCCACAACGAGTCCGAATATAGCTTTAGTGGCAGACGTTGACTTTTATTCGACTTTAAAACTTTGTATTCAACTGGATCGGGTTGAGGACAATGTCAAGTAATTGCATGATTTATTCTTTGGGATCAACGTGTTAACGGTATTTATTTCAGGGTTTCGTCGAACTTGTCATCAATTTCTGCTGATAACAAAGAGCTGATTGAAAATTCTACGAATTCTGAGTGGAAATCACCAGGTTTTACCATGGCTTTAaaccaaaaaaataatgaaatgtgTAACATTCTTTTGGAATAGGTGACAATTTTTTATTGCCTGTTTATGAATGTAAGAATCTCCGCTTATATGTTTTTAAGCTCCAGAATGCTCATTTACATTGTTGTTGTAATACTATTAGAAAATAAAGTGTATATTCATTCTTTTATCTATGCCAGTCTAATCATGTTACAGATTAAAGTCAGGAAGAAATTGTTGTGTAGATATTAAGGGAAACTAAGTAAGGAGACAAAAAATAGTTACTACTTACACGGGGTATTTGATGTGATTGCATAAAACTGCGGAAACCTGGATTGTTTTGAAGGAACGCACAGTGCTTCGAATGTAAGTGTAAAGGAGTAAAAATCAGTCAGTTAATTGTATTGGTCTTTGTCTTCCGAAATCAAAGGAATAGGAGCTTTTTTTCGTAAAGTTAcattaaaaattttgtttaaaacgGTATTCCATAATTGGATTGATTGGCGAAAAATTGTGATTTTCTCTTGAATGACCCGAAAGATGATTTCAAATAGCCACTG is a window encoding:
- the LOC119659296 gene encoding microsomal triglyceride transfer protein large subunit, giving the protein MIAWLRCISVVTLCAGITGGHLIPFDTEQVFDLKNVVELRDFSEDAHKISYVTSGQLTVRSVWNLNEKQLLSFELSSLSLKPSKNNNFGSKEFSSLEEKPFYVLFIANIPRTFYSDITSNISQRNLQKGIASLFYLSYRDDTTVEEDVLGNCTAVYKRFSSKKIKKTKSNCNKWSHVLHRRLEKVLDVAKESYHEIDYGLSEEGGLETVSSFERHTFRVAMTEHLGSWVDALTTIRHMKSHKLDKGLYDITPDKLASEIKGSNLVAESERNSPSQKGPSLKEFLNPFRKKLINQELGNKDDSGIFIELLPAFRRASKKQLKQLFISSENKDIINTLLDLLGAAQSEAGYDAVMSVYDFENGENFDRLEKYLQCLAIGTRPNKYIIESLFQKVIGGEIPDERLKETALLSVCSMVRQLKQFFPEEDQVYVEVKTHVLNSLDNCRDSRCKSTYIRCLQNLLDSSTISKLLSIALTDTPNPSVAAMKALRAFDINIFLERNRKDFEKIFYQHGRKFDSSARTLSLDILLDMGPSEEQLGELLEILPRKGESSEIKTYFLQKLKILSDRCPKFSNKLRRVLSGRKHIFNYDVFAPNGLTTVLERMFSTSALFNGSLISTQEVHRGILKRGLVEMEISSGNEAARIFSLALYTCGLWSIIGSDSEDGNLNEDDLSDETAVTAGMEITVLGSRMRPLVFFTGNAELMSHAWSGTASEPTSAYQSTLLIHDHEAYVVLHNGFSIHLELSSANSVDLFGNVELSLWNRNARTKIHKNSGWTVSGTTSILNPFKKFKHTFSATTSPNIALVADVDFYSTLKLCIQLDRVEDNVKVSSNLSSISADNKELIENSTNSEWKSPGFTMALNQKNNEMCNILLE